One segment of Xiphias gladius isolate SHS-SW01 ecotype Sanya breed wild chromosome 1, ASM1685928v1, whole genome shotgun sequence DNA contains the following:
- the ero1a gene encoding ERO1-like protein alpha, producing the protein MKPAVVLLLLLRVSGSADGRCFCQVTGDLDDCACDVETIDGFNNDQLFPKLQTLLESDYFRFYKVNLNKPCPFWPVSSRCGRRDCAVTPCSPNEVPEGISSPSHNKYSAEANEQLDECEKAQHLGAVDASLSHETREALLDWTKHDDEAERFCVVDDEKSPDSQYVDLLLNPERFTGYRGREVGQIWNSIYEENCFKPYTVKLPPVPNSFHSSSGDEAKTFYSWLEGQCVEKRAFFRLISGLHASINIHLSARYLLEDSWFQKKWGHNVSEFRQRFDSELTAGEGPKRLRNLYFLYLIELRALAKALPFFQRPSFHLYTGRPEEDQRHKGLLLEILQLARSFPLHFDETSLFAGGEEEAAKLKEDIRLAFLNISRIMDCVGCFKCRMWGKLQTQGLGTALKILFSGRQIEALPAAGDRRPAFRLSRQEIVSLLNAFGRISTSVRELKTFRSLLAEER; encoded by the exons GTCACAGGTGACCTGGACGACTGCGCTTGTGATGTGGAGACGATCGATGGCTTCAACAACGACCAGCTTTTCCCCAAACTTCAAACTCTCCTGGAGTCTGACTATTTCAGGTTCTACAAG GTGAACCTGAATAAGCCGTGTCCATTCTGGCCGGTCAGCAGTCGCTGTGGTCGGAGGGACTGTGCCGTGACGCCCTGCTCTCCC AACGAGGTGCCAGAGGGGATCAGTTCGCCCTCCCACAACAAG TATTCAGCAGAAGCAAACGAGCAGCTGGACGAGTGCGAGAAGGCGCAGCATCTCGGCGCCGTGGACGCCTCTCTAAG tcACGAGACCAGGGAGGCTCTGCTCGACTGGACCAAACACGATGACGAGGCAGAACGCTTCTGCGTGGTCGATG ACGAGAAGTCACCAGACTCCCAGTATGTCGACCTGCTGCTGAACCCGGAGCGCTTCACGGGCTACAGAGGACGTGAGGTCGGGCAGATCTGGAACAGCATCTACGAGGAGAACTGCTTCAA ACCATATACTGTCAAGCTACCACCAGTTCCCAACTCCTTCCACAGCAGCTCCGGAGATGAAG CGAAGACCTTCTACAGCTGGCTGGAAG gtcaGTGTGTGGAGAAGAGAGCTTTCTTCCGCCTCATCTCAGGCCTCCACGCCAGCATCAACATACACCTGAGCGCCAGATACCTCCTGGAGG ACAGCTGGTTTCAGAAGAAGTGGGGTCATAACGTCTCGGAGTTCAGGCAGCGCTTCGACTCGGAGCTGACGGCTGGCGAGGGGCCCAAGAGGCTCCGCAACCTCTACTTCCTCTACCTGATAGAGCTGCGGGCGCTGGCCAAAGCCCTGCCCTTCTTCCAGCGGCCGTCCTTCCACCTGTACACCGGCAGGCCCGAGGAGGACCAGAGACACAAGGGGCTGCTGCTGGAGATCCTGCAGCTGGCCAG GTCCTTCCCTCTGCACTTCGACGAGACTTCCCTGTTCGCTGGCGGTGAAGAGGAGGCGGCCAAGCTGAAG GAGGACATCAGACTGGCCTTCCTCAACATCTCCAGGATCATGGACTGCGTGGGCTGCTTCAAATGTCGCATGTGGGGGAAACTGCAG ACCCAGGGACTGGGCACGGCGCTGAAGATTTTGTTCTCGGGGCGGCAGATCGAGGCTCTGCCCGCTGCAGGCGACCGGCGACCCGCTTTCCGGCTCAGCCGGCAGGAGATCGTCTCTCTGCTCAACGCCTTCGGAAG GATTTCCACGAGCGTCCGGGAGCTGAAGACCTTCAGATCGCTGCTGGCGGAGGAGCGGTGA